caaccagtctggggtctatgtgcttgtggtcagcatgtggTCACCATCCTCTACCTGGGTGgaggtcttagtttctgcagaacaactcaaagacaTGCATCAGATTATCTAtatcccttcaggaggaactaggggtcctgtgactctattgtcctaatcgttaactgcttgagtctgctctttggaacttggggaaggccttgGAGACTAAAGCCATtttttctacaaacaacaaatggggGACATGGAGGGAATTTTGTACCTGGGAGGACCCCACAGGATCCTGCTTGCTTTCAGTGCCCCCTTTTCTCTGGtactcctcaatcctgaggggagTAGGGGCAATGAAAAGAACAGGAacaaagttttggatagagaggttaatcataaactcagcaggggAACTCTGTTTTAATTGGTCACCAGAAAGTAGAGTTGTAGttcaaataatgaaattatttccttaatgCTACAATATTTaggcttatttaaaataaagggtTTTTTAAACTTAGGAGTAAAATAGCTATtcattatcaaatattttgaaactataGAGAAacatggagaagaaaataaatattatccaTACTCCTACTACACAGGGGAAAACCATTGTGCTTACCTTTATAGTTTTTCTGTCAGCATAGAGAAACATGAAacataaatattcaatatttaacaGGATGAAATCTTATTGgatatattaagtattttaacTGACTTAGCCATAatactttgtatattttctcaTATCCATAAACATTCttcttagttattattttttaaaggtagcaTATTATTTCATAGTGCAGTAAGTTAATTTAATTCTCAGTTTTGGACCATTAAGTGGCTTCTGATTTATCACTACTAAAAATGGCCCTTTGATAAACATATTTGTGGTTATGTCTTGAACAGCCaagattatttctttaaagttccacgccccccccccaaaaatgttCACATCAAAGGaaagacataaatatttttaaggctttttataagtattttcaaCTGCTTTCCAAAGGTTGAACTAAACCAATTTATATGATCACTAACAGTCTTTTTGGTCAtctattttccaatattttctctagaaattttattaacattttaatctcatttatgaTAGATTTTCATGTGTGAAAATCTAGTCgaaattttgaaaattgaaaacaagCTTAGAAAGATCATGTCTCTATTAGTATTATAAAAACTTTGAATCAATTGAATACTGACTGTAGGATCTGACATTTCAATggcttttatccttttaaaaatacttttaaacttATTGAATCCCTATAATCATCTGAGATAAGCAGGTAAACTATTATTCCCCTTTccagaggaagaaattgaaattatgttggaaaaaccaaataaaacacagaaaagcgATAGTTAAAAGTTTGAATACAGGACCAAATAAAGTAGGATATCTGTGATATATTTCCACAGCATCCTGCATATTCTCTGCTATAAGGCTCCATCACCACCATAATATAACCCTTTACTTTActgtttgttttacaaatagaCCATAAATTCCCCAAGACTAGTTTTCATGCCAAATTTGCTTAGTGTTTTAACTTTACTGTCCACCACAGTGTTGCTTAATAATCACTcactgaataattaaaaaaaaaaaaaaaccctcaaaaaatgCTATGTAGAAATAGACACATCATGTAGAAATGCTGCTTTTTGCTAATACTTACTTTGAGGGCATGGCGTTCCCATTTATAATGATCACCACTAAAATTTAATACATCTTTGGGGTTCACTGTGAGCCACATGCTCTTCTAAGTCCATTTTCATGTATTAACTAGCTTAATTTCTAgctaattttaatgaaatttctaCCTAATTCTAACTAAAACAGCTGGTCAACTAGAGAGAGGCAGAAATGAAACTTGGacagtatttctctttcactCCAGCTCTCAACATCTACACTTTCCCGTACACATTTCATAGTGCATGGATCCAAGACATTGCTTTCTAACATGACCCAGGAGTAGATTGTTGTTATTAATGATAGGATATCAGAGTTTGGAACCTGTAGGAACTGAAGGACACTGAGATTAAGAAACTCTATATTATTTATCGCTAAGCAGTGTCTGGAATCCAGATTTCTTTTCAGTATGCCATACTAGTGACAACAGTTTAAAGATACTACATATAACATACATTTCCAACTTTCAGAGAAGGAGAATATTGTGAAATACATtcataaaacaattttgaagGTAGTATTATTTTTCCTGATTGAAATATCTCATGAAGATTATGTAGTGCCTTATTTCtattgaatgaattattttatgtaaatagctACGAATATAGCATTTCAGAAATGAACAAGATGCTTTCAGAACATCAGTTATGAGGATGAATTATCCTCTCTTTTGGAGAGAGGACGAGCTTATAAATAAATCCTTTCAAAGTGACTTTAGACGTCTCcaaatttctctgtgcctcttcaGGGTgataaacaataaaagaaagaaagtgatagagtcaaatatttttaaatgacataaattCCTCTAAAGTCAATTAGAATATTTACTGACCTTTGGCTGTTTACAGAAAAGTAGATACAGCCCTTTGAAAAcacacatggaaacaacttacAAATTACAAACCATGTTATAAATCTAAGGTTTTACAATAGAAatgtctttgaaaaaatgttacagtattctgtttcttcctttctagcatgagatatgttttaatatattttgaaggaaagACCACTTTTTAGAAACCATTTTGtttattctacttttattttaacataCATAAAAGCAGGTTATAATTGCACTGGatacaaaagacaaacaaataaacacacatattGCACTTAGAAAATACTTCACATGAAGTATTGCACATGATAGAATAGATCAGGAAAGGAGAATAGATCAGGAAAGGCACAAGGTTATAATCAGATAAGACTAGTAATATTCCAGATTTGAACAATACAGACTTTTTCCTGATAGAGATTTGCCACATCACATATTGCACATTTTCCAAcacttttatctgttttacaaatattcctcatattctttgtttttgtccttATCTCTGTAAAACACTGTGTATAAGGCAATAAATTATGTACCATTGAAAAAGACAAGTCTATGctgaagaagtgaaaaaaaaaaatatgatcaccCCATTCTTTGGGGGGCAAATGACAAAGTAACTTGAcaaacttctttaaaaagagagaaacattACAAAGCTTCATTTCATAAGCATTTGCCCATTCATATATGTCCTCTGAGttcaaaaaaaaatgcatttagacTAAATATCTCTGTTGCCAgttaaaatttcctttgtttaCATTCAGTTTTTAATACTACTATCTAATTCCTTCATACAGTGCAAATGCGTGAAGGGCACACATCGTTCACAGTCATTCAACAATAAATAATAACTCTAAACTTAGTTACCTTAttatttctgaattaaaaaattataaagtgcattcaaaagctttgaagtcatttttctcattcttggaCAAAATTATCAGTCAACCTGTAACATTTTCAGCTCTTGGAAGAAGTATTCCATGGTGCAGATATTCCTGgaaattttctccctttttttccacaGTCTTGTTTGGAAGAAAGTTTCCAAAATagtaaaaagtttttttcacAAAGTCTTTATGGGAAACTTCTAACCATAGAGCGCCATTTCGTCAACACACATTTCCTTGAGTTCCATGATAGAATAGTATATCAGCAAATATGATTCCTCTTTATTTGGAGGGTTTGCTACATATCCAGTGTAAATTCTTTTCACATTCTGTGCTGCTGACCTCTCTGCTGTTCAGAAATGCACAATAGTTCTCAGATCCTGTAAGGTTGAACCTGTCAACAATAAAGAAACcagaattattttcagtttatcaTTTCCGTTCAGTTACAGGAGAATCAACTttgtggtggtggaggtggtggtttctgcttttttgttttttcttagtaGGAATGCACGAGGCAAGTGTGCCAGTCAAATGATCACAGAGTAATCTGCAGAGACAGTAGACAAAGATCCAAAAGAATAGTATGTGGAGAGAAGATCCAAAATTAAGAGTAGAGAGCTCCATTTGTTTGGTTGCTGTATCACCACAGGAGTGACTCGTTCATTTCTGAGTTCACAAACCATTCCCAGAAAGTATAAACATTCAACAATCATGTATACTAGCACATACAGTTTTAGAGGGTAACAGTCACTGGTGCCCATTTGTGGGTGTGATACATACCAAGGATTCCTTTTCTAGAGATTTAAActaattttctgtatctttaattttcataaaactaTTTAGGGAGCTAGAAATTCTTTCAAGTCTGAGTTTTCAGATGACAAAGATTAACACTAAACTTATACAATGTCcttcaaactttaaaatgtacagttaatGGAAATAAAGTCAGCATCTTTAATTCTGGGGCAGGTTTTCTCTCAGATCCATAGAAGCTTCTAATTAGGTATTGAAAATATTGTTCTTTATCCCTGTGGAGATGAGAACTGGGAAAGCAAAAAGGGAATTACTAGCttgtcaataaaatataaatatgagatTGGAAATGTTGGATTATTTTCCCATCATCATATTTATACCTGGAATATTTCTGAGTCTTATTCCACTCGAATTTGCTGAGATCAAATTACTAGAAGCATTTATCGTATGAATTCCaagcagataaaaagaaaaaaatgataatattaaagCCCTTCTTTAAAGAAGTCTGTAGAGTATAGCATACAAAAGAGATTGTTAAAGTTCTGCTTATAAAGAGCTCAACCTTCATATAGAACAGTACttctaaaggaaaaaaggaaagtggtTCCCTTGAACTGCCATCTTGGGGAGGATAAAGAGATATCTTGAAACTCACCAGTTATTAAATTTTTTGCCATTTGACCATTTCCACATCTGGTCGGCTTCATTTTTCAGCCCAATCCAGTGTTCAGTTCTACCCAcatgttgttttaaaaagatcttgAAGAAAGCACAAAGGAACTGTATGTTAAACCACCCCTCCTGATAAGTATGAATAAATCTTCTTTCTCAAATCTGCAACTCGTAGGCATGATAGCTAAGCTGATTATTTACTAGTTCTACTTAGGTTCAGCTCATGTGGATTTCTGGCCTTTGAGGCTAAACAAATCACATTTAAAGACTAAATTGAACTCTCATTTTGACCTCAGACTGATCATGTGGCTTTCTGTGACTAAATTTTCCTGGGTGGGAGACAGATACAATGTCTTCCCTtagaaggaaacaaaaggaaaccaCAGATTagctatataaaatagaatagcAATATCTTATGGAATTGTTTTTGAATACTATCTTACCATGTCCTCTTCAGAATCAATGACAGCAAGAGTGGCACTGTGTTTGGAGCAAAAGTTTTGGGCCAAGGTCCAGTTCCTTGTTTTCTTGGAAATAAGGTAGCATTTCCCCTGGTATGGTATCCAATCATCTGAGCATGAAGAAACATGGGTGTTTGGTGACACCGAGGACATATATTGGCCTGGACAGTTGTACTGGCCCACTGTGAACAGGAAAAGGGTTTGTTTTAGTAACACAAGAAACCAAATACCCACAGTGTGCAAAACTAGTTCAGGGGATGCTGTGCTGTGCTAGGTGATaaatgaagagaggaaagaaggtgaattctttttttttttaaagaattctttaaaaaaaaaaaattattgaagtatagttgacgtatgatgttatattagtttcaggtgtacaacatggtgattcaaaatatttatagattatactccatttaaaattataaaaaaggaagGTGAATTCTGGAAAGAGTAAGAAGAAGGCAGTTTCTCACTTTATCTGATCTCTCATTGTGCCTAATCATCATTGTACTCGGTATAAGAAATAAGAGGGAGTCACTTTGGTCAGAAAGTGGAgggtaaatttaaaaatcttgaaaatagtcTTTGGACTAGAAAggctaaaatacattaaaattccaAGTAAGGTTTTGCATCTGAATGCAGATGGGGAAGAATttgaaaatgtagtatatacagaCCTATATTGGAAGGTGGAGGAGAGAATACTTTGCAGAGGAGCAattcagaatacagaaaaatttaTGGCTGGGGATATatcataaaactgtaaaatttcaCGTTTGTATAAAACACAAATGTATCTTGGTATAGCTGTATGTTTCGAATACCATAACACAACTGACTCTCTGGGAGCTTCTAGATAtattctatatctatatatatattctgtggCTTTTGAGATAAGAGACTGACCAATTCCTGATTAATCTATGGcttagatattattttttttcatcaacAATGAATGTGCAGCCCACATTTTTCCAGTTAAACGTCTATATATTTAGACTTTAAATCGGCCCCTTTTATTCCAGATTTAAACATCTGCTCACATGTAATTTTCTCCTACAGTATTGTATAAATCATAAGcacttttaatatttctaaagcactaggaaactaaaaaaaagtaTTGCATCAATTATTCAAGGAATGTGGAATCATATTTAGCATTTCCTAGGAAATTGGCCATGTATGAAAAATGAGATTGTCCTAAATTAATCAGAACTTTTGATGAATTCATGAAGTGCAGACCCACCTGATAAAGCAACGAGAGCTATGATTAGAGTGGTGATGAAGACCACGTTCACTACAGCACATGGGATGGGAACTTGAATGGACCCTTCATGATATGCCGCAAAATGAGGCCTGGTGGCATTATCTGAAGAGAGAAAGTAGATGATGAATTCAAGAAGGCTATAGAAGTAAGAAAGAGACATTTGATTTTCTCTTgaggcatttaaaataaaaaaatagctaTATGTCTCCCCATCTTCTTATATGAAATTTATAAGTTAATTTCCCTCAAGTGTTGAGTGAATTTGGatagtttatttttggctagaaataaaacaatccaGTCACAATAAAGATATCATAAAATATCTCCCCCAAATATGTACTCAGTAGCTatgaaaattctaaatatatcATAATTGTATTGTTTTAATCACAATAAGAACATTTAGTAAATACCTGATTACCCTAGAGGACATATAAAAAGAACATCCTATGTACAATCCCTTAACTTCTCTGTAGTTACTGTTTAAGGGAGATGGTATAAATGTGGgtgatataataaaaaatgttgaatTGATATCAAAATATATACAACTGGAatgactaaaaatttttaaaaagatggatgGTACATTTTTGTGAATTTGGCAGATGTGAAGCATTGAAATTTCCATAtattactgaatgggagaatagaatggaaaaaaatactttggaaaactatttcttacataattaaatatacacttatcctatgatccagaaattctactcctattattttctcaagaaaaatgaaaatacatcttcaaaatgttttatataagaaTGTTCAGAGCAACTATATTCTTAACAGCCAAATCCTAGAAATAaaccaagtatccatcaacaggaaaatggataaacacaTTATGGTATACCCATACAAGAAATTCtactcagaaatttaaaaaatggaacaacTGATGcatgcaacaaaatggatgaattgCAAAAAAAATGTTGAGCGCAAAAAATCCAGCCACaattatatactgtatatattcatttatatgacattcaggAATAGCTGAACTAAACTTGATGatagaaatgagaaaagtgaTTGCTTTTATGTGTTGGAAAATTAATTTGACTGGAAAGGAACACAGGGAagctttctggggtgatggaaaatgTCAAATGTTGATTGGAGTTGTAGGTATATCTCATTAAACTGTATATGTATGATCTGTGCATACACtgtatgtcaattttacctcatttaaaaataataggtgAGTGAAAAATAAGATGTTTGTTTGAATTTTCCAAGAGAAGTTAAAATAATAGAGGAAATTTAACAGTACTATAGACTAAATATTGGGCGGAAATCAGTTTTTTCATTTATCCTTTGTATAATGCTAAAACCAAGTAAAAGTTTCATTTCAtcaatgagaaatatttttgtgGAAGGATTTAGAATATGAATATGATGTGAATGATGATTCTtagttaccaaaaaaaaccctccaccaccaacaacaaagcTAGAAGGATATCTGTTctagattagaaataaataattgagaaaggagagaggggaattTTGTGACTCAGAGTTTGAATTTGATTTTTGCTAGGATGAGCtatcaggaatttttaaaattcggCCTCACAAGAAATATACAGATTCCTATTATGCTCTcaaaaactgaaatgtaaaataactacTTGAATGATATTAAAACTTACCATGAAAAATAGTCTCAATATGCAAAAATATCCTATTTTTCAGTATGGGTGGCTTTCATAATTAAAAGGATGTCTATACAGACACACCTTgaaattcatgtattttttttccttaaagcatTTCTTTAATGTTAAACTAGGCAAAGAGATGCTGCTTTCTTTCACAGTAATTTTGCTATGTAATGGATGTCAGCATCAACTGTTGCTTCTTCTGAGGATTGTTTTTCCCAGCATAGATCTGCATTCAGGTTTTGCAAGAGAAGACTTTACTTCACTCCTATCTGGTTCTATTTCTCTCAGCTTCTTAAAGCAAACCTTCCTTTTTTCACCAGCATGCAACTGTCACCGGAAGTAGCCTTTTGTAGCTAGGGTAGCAAGTTCAGAACTCTCTGTGTAGTTTCACTTCTTACCATGTGAGACTCAATCATGGGGTTCAAACTCAATGCAGGGACAGCTCTGGCTCCTCAGCAAGTACCAACACATCCAAATAACTCATGCATGCCAGAGCCCATTGGC
The genomic region above belongs to Balaenoptera musculus isolate JJ_BM4_2016_0621 chromosome 10, mBalMus1.pri.v3, whole genome shotgun sequence and contains:
- the CD69 gene encoding early activation antigen CD69 — translated: MNSEDCSATETSSLHLKRRQQNNATRPHFAAYHEGSIQVPIPCAVVNVVFITTLIIALVALSVGQYNCPGQYMSSVSPNTHVSSCSDDWIPYQGKCYLISKKTRNWTLAQNFCSKHSATLAVIDSEEDMIFLKQHVGRTEHWIGLKNEADQMWKWSNGKKFNNWFNLTGSENYCAFLNSREVSSTECEKNLHWICSKPSK